In a genomic window of Cytobacillus sp. FSL H8-0458:
- a CDS encoding phospholipase D family protein has product MKRVLGKVKRKKVWIPILSLVLVLAATIIYQSNKSLPKGLSFEGEVYSAEDVQFFYDLTYEKENGKRESDQQIFQRIIEAIDEAEDFIVMDMFLFNGFNDGDKKYPDISGKITDKLIEKKLSRPNMKITVITDRINSTYGSHEVPEFRELKENGINVVYTSLVPLRDSNPIYSAFWRVFIQWFGQGGEGWLPNPLAENAPKVTFRSYLDLMNIKANHRKVFVTEKSGIVTSGNPHNASGFHSNIAFEVKGPILADLVKTEQAVVDYSASGKLADFKPEKSNKNGPLKVQVLTEGKIYKHILQEINKVKKGETIWLGMFYLADRKVVDALKEAADRGVKVQMILDPNQNAFGSEKIGLPNIPVAAELDKLGHNNIKIRWYNTGFEQYHPKIMYITGRENSMIIAGSANFTKRNLDDLNLETNLKISAPSQSQVIKDVDRYFNKLWNNNGAIYTKNYPSNEKMPVAKYITYRLQKLTHFTTY; this is encoded by the coding sequence GTGAAAAGGGTTCTGGGAAAAGTAAAAAGAAAAAAGGTATGGATACCCATTTTGAGCCTAGTGCTGGTATTGGCAGCAACCATTATCTATCAATCCAATAAATCGCTGCCAAAGGGTCTTTCATTCGAGGGGGAAGTATATTCTGCAGAAGATGTTCAGTTCTTTTACGATTTAACATATGAAAAAGAAAATGGCAAAAGAGAAAGTGATCAGCAGATCTTTCAGCGTATTATAGAAGCAATTGACGAGGCAGAGGATTTTATAGTGATGGATATGTTTTTATTCAATGGCTTTAATGATGGAGATAAAAAATATCCGGATATTAGCGGAAAAATAACTGATAAGCTGATCGAAAAAAAGCTTAGCCGTCCGAATATGAAGATTACCGTGATCACAGATCGGATTAACAGCACCTATGGATCGCATGAAGTTCCGGAATTCCGGGAACTCAAAGAGAATGGCATAAACGTGGTTTATACTTCATTAGTACCTTTAAGGGATTCAAATCCAATTTATTCGGCATTTTGGCGTGTATTTATACAATGGTTTGGCCAGGGTGGTGAAGGCTGGCTGCCCAATCCGCTTGCAGAAAATGCCCCTAAGGTCACATTCCGGTCCTATCTTGATCTTATGAACATAAAAGCAAATCACCGAAAGGTTTTTGTGACAGAAAAGTCAGGGATTGTAACATCTGGAAATCCCCACAATGCCAGCGGATTTCATTCCAATATAGCTTTTGAAGTAAAAGGGCCAATTTTAGCTGATCTCGTAAAAACCGAGCAGGCAGTGGTCGATTATTCAGCATCAGGCAAACTGGCAGATTTCAAGCCTGAAAAGAGCAATAAAAATGGCCCGCTTAAGGTCCAGGTGCTGACTGAAGGAAAGATTTATAAACACATTCTTCAAGAAATCAATAAAGTCAAGAAAGGGGAAACCATCTGGCTTGGCATGTTTTATCTTGCTGACCGAAAAGTGGTTGATGCACTTAAAGAAGCAGCCGACCGGGGAGTTAAAGTACAAATGATCCTGGATCCCAACCAAAATGCCTTTGGATCCGAAAAGATCGGATTGCCTAATATACCTGTTGCAGCTGAATTGGACAAATTAGGCCATAATAACATAAAAATCAGATGGTACAATACGGGATTTGAACAATACCATCCGAAAATCATGTATATAACCGGCAGAGAAAATAGTATGATCATAGCTGGATCAGCTAATTTTACAAAAAGAAATCTGGACGATTTAAACCTGGAGACAAACTTAAAAATCAGCGCCCCTTCCCAATCCCAGGTTATAAAGGATGTCGACAGGTATTTTAATAAGTTATGGAATAATAACGGAGCCATTTATACAAAGAACTATCCGTCCAATGAAAAAATGCCTGTGGCCAAATATATTACTTATAGACTGCAAAAGCTTACTCACTTTACAACATACTGA
- a CDS encoding DUF3243 domain-containing protein, whose product MEQNMNNVNGQAANVEGKLDNMGSEKKDEILSSFDGFKDYLSGKVSMGQKMGMDEEQLANTAQKVGDYLASKEEPRNREEKLLQELWKVGTEEEKHKLSHMLVKLVG is encoded by the coding sequence ATGGAACAAAATATGAATAACGTAAATGGACAAGCAGCCAATGTAGAGGGAAAGCTAGATAATATGGGTAGCGAAAAGAAAGATGAAATTCTTTCAAGCTTTGACGGATTTAAAGATTATCTAAGCGGAAAGGTTTCCATGGGACAGAAAATGGGCATGGATGAGGAGCAGCTTGCTAATACTGCTCAAAAGGTAGGCGATTATCTGGCTTCCAAAGAAGAACCGAGAAACCGTGAAGAAAAACTTCTTCAGGAATTGTGGAAGGTAGGAACAGAAGAAGAAAAGCATAAGCTGTCTCATATGCTTGTAAAGCTTGTTGGCTAA
- the tlp gene encoding small acid-soluble spore protein Tlp yields the protein MAHNRPNPDDRSDNVEKLQSMIVHTIENMDEAEESMKYANAEDLARIEAKNERRRESLDSFRSEIKDEYQAQQNGNSSENNNN from the coding sequence ATGGCACATAACAGACCAAACCCGGATGACCGCAGCGATAACGTTGAAAAGCTTCAATCCATGATCGTTCACACGATTGAGAACATGGACGAAGCTGAAGAATCAATGAAGTATGCCAATGCAGAAGATCTTGCCAGAATTGAAGCTAAAAATGAACGCCGCAGGGAAAGTCTTGATTCTTTCCGTTCAGAAATAAAGGATGAATATCAGGCACAGCAAAACGGCAATAGCAGTGAGAACAATAATAATTGA
- a CDS encoding HesB/YadR/YfhF family protein yields MNIHIEDQAAQWYQEEMLLSKGDYVRFFARYGGCSTVQQGFSLGVSNEQPHDAGVQTEKNGITYFIEEKDLWYFDNHDLFVTFNEKAQEPEFKYTNE; encoded by the coding sequence ATGAACATACATATCGAAGATCAGGCTGCCCAATGGTATCAGGAAGAAATGCTCTTAAGTAAGGGTGACTATGTCCGCTTTTTTGCAAGATATGGAGGCTGCAGTACTGTTCAGCAGGGATTTTCATTAGGCGTCTCTAATGAACAGCCACATGACGCAGGAGTGCAGACTGAAAAAAACGGAATTACCTACTTTATCGAAGAAAAGGATTTATGGTACTTTGATAATCACGATTTATTCGTGACATTTAATGAAAAAGCACAGGAGCCTGAATTCAAATATACCAATGAGTAA
- a CDS encoding FbpB family small basic protein: MRKPRKRSFAELVLENKRQLLKDHDAMEKIEERLELKRLNKAE; the protein is encoded by the coding sequence ATGAGAAAGCCTAGAAAACGCTCCTTTGCTGAATTAGTACTAGAAAATAAACGCCAGCTGCTTAAAGATCATGATGCTATGGAAAAAATCGAAGAGCGCCTTGAGCTTAAACGTCTGAACAAGGCTGAATAG
- a CDS encoding CapA family protein, with translation MKNSKAFLLSVFFCTILLICSGLLIYKMHTEHNTEAAEAKPVQLHAENRETAEGNKILIERLTLGAIGDILIHDWVYNDAKTKTGYDFKPMFEHTKSLLSTPDLLLANQETILGGINIGISSYPMFNSPQEVGDALIDAGVDIVSTANNHSLDKGVKGLDASLDYMDQIGLPHVGTSRTPSEQQTLKILRKNGIKVAYLSYTYGTNGIPVPAGKEYLVNLIDENAIIKEIKRAEDEADVVVMSIHWGNEYELQPTEEQKKLAETLVNEGVDIIFGHHPHVLQPMEWIDRKDGGQSLVVYSLGNFLSGQMRDYKDIGGLATVEVTKYIDQNGVDIKLSNPGFVPTYVSNKQLRSYRIVPLEKAGSFGLPDAESKFAEIMKHMMGNVQ, from the coding sequence ATGAAAAACTCCAAAGCCTTCCTGCTATCCGTATTTTTCTGTACCATATTACTAATTTGCTCGGGTCTCTTAATCTATAAAATGCATACTGAACATAATACTGAGGCTGCTGAAGCTAAACCTGTTCAATTGCATGCTGAAAACAGGGAAACTGCCGAGGGTAATAAAATCCTTATTGAAAGGCTGACCTTGGGAGCTATTGGAGATATCCTTATTCATGATTGGGTATATAATGATGCAAAAACAAAAACAGGCTATGATTTCAAACCGATGTTTGAACATACAAAATCGCTATTAAGTACGCCCGATCTCTTACTTGCCAATCAGGAGACTATTCTTGGCGGCATCAATATAGGAATTTCCAGTTACCCAATGTTCAACAGCCCTCAGGAAGTGGGGGATGCTCTGATTGATGCAGGCGTTGATATTGTTTCAACTGCCAATAACCATTCACTCGATAAGGGAGTAAAGGGCTTGGATGCATCTCTGGATTATATGGATCAAATTGGATTGCCGCATGTGGGAACGAGCAGAACACCAAGTGAGCAGCAAACCTTGAAAATACTCAGAAAAAACGGAATTAAAGTTGCCTACCTTTCTTATACATATGGCACAAACGGAATTCCCGTTCCGGCAGGTAAAGAATACCTCGTTAATCTCATTGATGAAAATGCAATAATAAAAGAAATTAAACGGGCGGAAGACGAAGCTGACGTGGTTGTGATGAGTATACATTGGGGAAATGAATACGAGCTTCAGCCAACAGAGGAGCAAAAGAAATTAGCTGAGACTCTCGTAAATGAAGGTGTTGACATTATCTTCGGCCACCATCCACATGTACTGCAGCCTATGGAGTGGATTGACAGAAAAGACGGCGGCCAGTCATTGGTCGTATACTCGCTTGGCAACTTTTTATCCGGACAGATGCGCGATTATAAGGATATAGGCGGACTTGCAACCGTGGAGGTTACAAAATATATTGATCAAAACGGGGTTGATATCAAACTTTCCAATCCTGGCTTCGTTCCGACCTACGTCAGCAATAAACAGCTGAGAAGTTACCGGATCGTCCCGCTCGAGAAAGCGGGCAGCTTTGGTTTACCTGATGCAGAGTCCAAATTTGCCGAAATTATGAAACATATGATGGGAAATGTTCAGTAA
- a CDS encoding acyl-CoA thioesterase: MLISTKEIEVRYAETDQMGVVYHANYLVWMELGRTQIIKDLGFSYAEMEKDGIISPVLDILASYKKPLRYGQTATIKTWIEEYDGFRVSYGYEIFNDKGELAVTGLSKHVCVKKDNFRPISIKKKYPDWHEAYEKAKKQPEGAVR; this comes from the coding sequence ATGCTCATCTCAACAAAAGAAATAGAGGTAAGGTATGCAGAAACAGATCAAATGGGAGTAGTATACCACGCCAATTACCTTGTATGGATGGAACTTGGCCGGACACAGATTATAAAAGATTTGGGATTCAGCTATGCTGAAATGGAGAAGGATGGAATCATCTCTCCTGTTCTGGATATCCTGGCTTCTTATAAAAAACCATTGCGCTACGGGCAGACTGCAACAATTAAGACCTGGATTGAAGAGTATGACGGTTTCCGCGTCAGCTATGGATATGAAATATTCAATGATAAAGGAGAGCTTGCCGTAACAGGCTTGTCCAAACATGTTTGCGTCAAAAAAGATAATTTCCGCCCAATTTCAATTAAAAAGAAATATCCTGATTGGCATGAAGCATATGAAAAAGCGAAAAAGCAGCCTGAAGGTGCTGTCAGATAA
- a CDS encoding CPBP family intramembrane glutamic endopeptidase, translated as MKTAYVNKSLPFLQLSVFTAGVLLFQLKLFAFAFILSFGLIIFLLLLSKQERVFSWTIAGYLTGSLLFLYGDKLLDALPLPYYILMILNRFFLVIPILILVYISIKFKKTAIPFLQKPDWNSLIFFPFIWSGFHSIKIKYFLIIAVIINFASFAYSIFSAENSFSRNFLIFLIGFSIVNGIMEELLWRGIILSRMAELSGEKAAVLFSGLAFGFSHMMLGYSFIWCLLFAVGGIFYAVVTVKSRSIFPAFIWHIAMNVFMILSGLIPFPG; from the coding sequence ATGAAAACCGCATATGTTAATAAGTCTCTTCCTTTTTTGCAGTTAAGTGTATTCACGGCTGGCGTATTGCTTTTTCAATTGAAGCTTTTCGCTTTCGCTTTCATTCTTTCGTTTGGACTTATCATTTTTTTATTGCTTCTCTCAAAGCAGGAGCGTGTTTTTTCCTGGACTATTGCCGGATATTTAACAGGCAGCCTTTTGTTTCTTTATGGCGATAAGCTGCTTGATGCACTGCCCCTTCCATACTATATCTTAATGATATTGAATCGGTTTTTTCTGGTGATCCCGATCCTTATTCTGGTCTATATCTCAATAAAGTTTAAAAAAACGGCTATCCCCTTTCTGCAAAAACCGGATTGGAATTCCCTTATATTTTTCCCTTTCATATGGAGCGGCTTCCATTCAATAAAAATAAAGTATTTTCTTATCATTGCTGTCATAATTAATTTTGCTTCATTTGCTTATTCAATTTTTTCAGCTGAAAACTCTTTCTCAAGGAACTTTTTAATATTCCTCATTGGCTTCTCAATTGTAAATGGAATAATGGAAGAGCTTTTATGGCGAGGGATCATCTTATCCAGAATGGCTGAACTGTCAGGAGAAAAGGCAGCAGTTCTTTTTTCCGGGCTGGCATTTGGATTTTCTCATATGATGCTTGGCTACTCATTTATTTGGTGTCTGCTGTTTGCTGTCGGAGGGATATTTTACGCGGTCGTCACAGTGAAATCCCGAAGCATCTTTCCTGCTTTCATATGGCATATTGCCATGAACGTATTTATGATTTTAAGCGGTTTAATACCTTTTCCAGGATAA
- a CDS encoding glycosyl hydrolase family 18 protein, with amino-acid sequence MYEIETSKKKPPAKKFIFAGLLFAFTLITSSIIMFLYPFASKEKAAYFKGDHPILFMGKQAGNAYLERETVYLPLTFLQEFVDEAIIFDEHSQSIIIATKNKVVQLPSESSSYYVNGKPVKLDFSAVKQIDGERYLAIKPLLAFYPITYSFLSNTGAVWVKKNGETIAAGKVQEKDIHEELLRLRTEASLDSPYTASISPKENVFIEQEKGDYYFIRKEDGRAGYLKKQYIKKGERKKIAISLEEIKNTLPKMEGPIQLTWEAVYTKNPNTSSIPKMSGVNVISPTWFELADGKGAIKNLGSKDYAKWARKQGYQIWGLFSNAFDPELTHEAFGSFETRQNMIRQLLHFSQLYELNGINLDIENVNPEDGPFITQFVREATPFFHEAGLVVSMDITFISSSGNWSAFYERDKLAGIADYMVVMAYDEHWGSSQVAGSVASLPWVEENLKLLLEVVPNDKLILGVPLYTRLWEQQSNGDVSSKALSMGKVKEWLTQNKITTIYDPVSGQNYAEHYSEKDKITYKVWLEDEISLTKRAELAKKYNLAGVASWSRYFADETAWSALTLTNKEAAKK; translated from the coding sequence ATGTATGAAATAGAAACAAGTAAGAAAAAGCCACCCGCTAAAAAATTTATTTTTGCGGGGCTTTTGTTTGCTTTTACACTGATAACCTCAAGTATAATTATGTTTTTATACCCTTTTGCTTCTAAGGAGAAGGCAGCTTACTTTAAGGGAGATCATCCGATTTTGTTTATGGGCAAACAGGCGGGAAATGCTTATTTAGAAAGGGAAACGGTCTACCTGCCATTAACTTTTCTGCAGGAATTTGTTGACGAAGCTATTATTTTTGATGAACATTCACAATCCATCATTATTGCCACTAAGAATAAAGTAGTGCAGCTGCCGTCTGAATCTTCGAGCTATTATGTGAATGGGAAACCTGTGAAATTGGACTTTTCTGCTGTTAAACAGATAGATGGAGAAAGGTATTTAGCGATTAAGCCCCTATTGGCTTTCTATCCAATAACATATTCATTTCTCTCTAATACAGGTGCAGTTTGGGTTAAAAAGAATGGAGAGACCATTGCTGCCGGTAAAGTGCAGGAAAAAGATATTCATGAAGAATTGCTTCGCCTTCGGACGGAAGCAAGCCTCGATTCACCATATACGGCCTCCATATCTCCAAAAGAGAATGTTTTTATTGAACAGGAGAAAGGAGACTACTATTTTATTAGAAAAGAAGACGGCAGAGCCGGCTATTTGAAGAAGCAATACATAAAAAAGGGAGAGAGGAAGAAGATAGCTATTTCTCTTGAAGAAATAAAAAACACATTGCCGAAAATGGAAGGTCCAATTCAGCTGACCTGGGAAGCTGTATATACTAAAAACCCGAATACTTCGAGCATCCCGAAGATGTCGGGCGTTAATGTCATTTCACCAACATGGTTTGAGCTAGCGGACGGAAAAGGGGCTATCAAAAACCTGGGTTCGAAGGATTATGCAAAATGGGCCAGAAAACAGGGATACCAAATTTGGGGCTTGTTTTCAAATGCATTTGACCCTGAATTAACACATGAAGCCTTTGGTTCTTTTGAAACAAGGCAGAATATGATTCGCCAGCTTCTGCATTTCAGTCAATTATATGAATTAAACGGGATCAATCTTGACATTGAAAATGTTAATCCTGAAGACGGGCCTTTCATAACACAGTTTGTGAGGGAAGCCACACCATTCTTTCATGAAGCAGGATTAGTGGTGTCGATGGATATCACATTCATTTCATCAAGCGGTAACTGGTCGGCTTTTTATGAAAGGGATAAGCTTGCCGGGATAGCAGATTATATGGTTGTCATGGCTTATGATGAGCATTGGGGCAGCTCGCAGGTTGCGGGAAGCGTTGCGAGCCTCCCATGGGTGGAGGAAAACCTTAAACTTCTGCTCGAGGTTGTGCCCAATGATAAATTAATATTGGGTGTGCCTTTATATACAAGATTATGGGAACAGCAATCAAATGGGGATGTTTCTTCCAAAGCCCTTTCTATGGGCAAAGTGAAAGAATGGCTCACTCAAAATAAAATTACTACCATATACGATCCGGTAAGCGGGCAAAATTATGCGGAGCATTATTCAGAAAAAGATAAAATCACATACAAAGTGTGGCTGGAAGATGAAATTTCACTGACAAAACGGGCTGAATTGGCAAAGAAATATAATTTGGCCGGTGTTGCCAGCTGGAGCAGGTACTTTGCAGATGAAACAGCCTGGTCTGCCTTAACTTTAACTAATAAGGAAGCAGCTAAAAAATGA
- a CDS encoding AAA family ATPase — MTQQNRQAKSEEIMVGYWKNELDQKGYIQNEAELLNVIKNVNEKTDPGLLSELLAMAAISRLNKNADDTLASAWLQKAVELDTRNTMAAAQLGKSEWKNKSTLLEALTFPPIRETDNRAAKKKTAEQFIEICRSFMNKADDELEDLQKKQHAYEDAEYRKLSEILDKAIEETAFLLKASEEYEQSISGVFHTSTYYTDMKNHLNAINRLKKDWKEIFESEEDESDVQTDPLDELNEMVGLHSVKSRVHDFYRFLKYQNERKLLGFQTKDALSLNMILTGNPGTGKTTIARLLAKIYHSLGVLPREEVIEADRSQLVGGFVGQTEENVRAAVEKAIGGVLFIDEAYSLKREGQTGSDYGQTAIDTLVSLMTGTEYGGKFAVIMAGYPEEMRQFLDSNPGLRSRFPESNFIALPDYSNEELLQIAEKLSADNDYVLTEGAKQELCKRIEKERVDDTFGNARTLRNIVLDAIFKKGSQAKSNGNIMSYTLLEKEDFESEEEEKLLNPQEQLDRLIGLKTVKKEVQNLVSFVKMQQMRRERGLPVVPIQLHSVFTGNPGTGKTTVAKIYAELLKECGFLKRGHLMVASRADFVAGYVGQTAIKTKKKIREALGGVLFIDEAYSLLSQTSGDFGKEVIDTLVDEMTKHNENLVVVLAGYPNEMEKLLASNPGLKSRFKKFFHFKDYSTAELLEIIISYAGKYEYTLTEEAKDYLNHTLSRIEVNGNGRFAANLADEAIQAQAMRIVSALAEDIEQVSILEKPDFEIALNKISKGE, encoded by the coding sequence ATGACACAGCAGAATAGACAGGCAAAATCAGAAGAAATTATGGTCGGCTATTGGAAAAATGAGCTTGATCAAAAAGGATACATACAAAATGAAGCAGAGCTGCTAAATGTAATTAAAAATGTGAATGAAAAGACAGACCCAGGTCTGCTTTCGGAATTATTGGCCATGGCTGCTATCTCCAGGTTAAACAAGAATGCTGATGATACTCTTGCCAGTGCATGGCTCCAGAAAGCGGTTGAACTGGACACTCGGAATACAATGGCAGCAGCCCAATTAGGAAAATCCGAATGGAAAAATAAAAGCACTCTTCTTGAAGCCCTGACCTTCCCGCCGATTCGGGAAACCGATAACAGGGCAGCTAAAAAGAAAACAGCTGAGCAATTTATTGAAATTTGCCGAAGCTTTATGAACAAAGCGGATGACGAGTTAGAAGACCTGCAGAAAAAGCAGCATGCCTATGAGGATGCGGAATACCGGAAGCTGTCTGAAATACTTGATAAAGCTATTGAAGAGACAGCTTTTCTTTTAAAGGCTTCTGAGGAATATGAACAATCTATATCAGGTGTCTTTCATACTTCAACATACTATACAGATATGAAAAACCACTTAAATGCCATCAACAGACTTAAAAAGGATTGGAAAGAGATATTTGAATCAGAGGAAGATGAATCTGATGTACAAACCGATCCACTGGATGAACTTAATGAAATGGTTGGGCTGCACTCGGTCAAAAGCAGAGTTCATGACTTTTACCGGTTTTTAAAATATCAAAACGAACGCAAGTTACTTGGTTTTCAGACAAAAGATGCACTTAGCCTCAATATGATTCTAACTGGAAATCCAGGTACTGGAAAAACGACTATCGCACGGCTTTTGGCAAAGATCTATCATAGCCTTGGTGTTTTGCCGAGGGAAGAAGTAATCGAAGCTGACCGATCACAGCTGGTTGGCGGATTTGTCGGACAAACAGAAGAAAATGTCAGGGCGGCCGTCGAAAAGGCAATCGGCGGTGTACTGTTCATTGATGAGGCCTACAGCTTAAAGCGTGAGGGACAGACCGGCAGTGATTATGGACAAACTGCCATTGATACTCTTGTTTCGCTGATGACCGGGACTGAATACGGAGGAAAGTTTGCGGTTATCATGGCCGGTTATCCAGAAGAAATGAGACAATTTCTGGACAGCAATCCTGGTCTCCGCAGCCGTTTCCCGGAGTCAAACTTTATTGCACTGCCTGATTATTCAAATGAAGAGCTCCTGCAAATTGCTGAAAAGCTGTCTGCCGATAATGATTATGTCCTAACTGAAGGAGCAAAGCAGGAACTGTGCAAACGAATTGAAAAAGAGCGGGTTGATGATACGTTTGGTAATGCCAGGACTTTAAGAAACATTGTTTTGGATGCGATTTTTAAAAAAGGCTCTCAAGCAAAAAGTAACGGAAACATCATGTCTTATACACTTTTGGAAAAAGAAGATTTTGAAAGTGAAGAAGAAGAAAAGCTGTTGAATCCACAGGAGCAGCTTGACCGGCTGATCGGACTCAAAACAGTTAAAAAAGAAGTTCAAAACTTAGTATCCTTCGTTAAAATGCAGCAGATGCGCCGCGAAAGAGGTCTTCCGGTTGTCCCAATCCAGCTCCATTCTGTATTTACCGGTAATCCGGGTACAGGAAAAACAACTGTAGCAAAGATCTATGCAGAGTTGCTGAAGGAATGCGGATTTCTGAAACGCGGACATTTGATGGTTGCGAGCCGTGCTGATTTTGTAGCCGGCTATGTTGGCCAAACCGCTATCAAAACAAAGAAAAAGATAAGAGAGGCTTTAGGCGGCGTCCTATTCATCGATGAGGCATATTCACTTCTTTCCCAGACATCAGGAGATTTTGGCAAAGAAGTCATTGATACGTTAGTGGATGAAATGACAAAGCATAATGAAAATCTTGTCGTTGTTTTGGCTGGCTACCCGAATGAAATGGAGAAGCTATTGGCAAGTAACCCGGGGTTAAAGTCCCGATTCAAAAAGTTCTTTCATTTCAAGGATTATTCAACCGCTGAGCTCCTGGAAATTATTATTTCGTATGCTGGAAAATATGAATACACTCTAACGGAGGAAGCAAAGGATTACCTTAACCACACTTTATCAAGGATTGAAGTAAACGGGAATGGACGTTTTGCCGCCAATCTTGCTGATGAGGCCATTCAGGCACAGGCCATGAGAATTGTTTCAGCACTTGCTGAGGATATTGAGCAGGTCAGCATTTTGGAGAAGCCGGATTTCGAAATCGCTTTAAATAAAATAAGTAAAGGGGAATAG
- a CDS encoding sensor histidine kinase has translation MEKQKKQYIKKAEGEIRENDSQLAAALAHEIRNPLTTVKGFMELLKPYLIEIGKEQYAQIAIDEINRANDMIYEFLNASKSGLNKKTEIDLNKLIQEMKILFENQANIKNIKLSVSLCPGNHIIYGDSNKIKQVLINIIKNALEACEEAHTGEGKVCLSAKSNSNQTQIIIEDNGPGMTEETLNKLFLPFYTTKEKGTGIGLSICRKIIEEHNGRITAHSRLSQGSVFTIELPVALSK, from the coding sequence ATGGAAAAGCAAAAAAAGCAGTATATAAAAAAAGCAGAAGGAGAAATCCGTGAAAACGACAGCCAGCTGGCAGCAGCATTAGCTCATGAAATCAGAAATCCGCTGACAACAGTGAAAGGGTTTATGGAGCTCTTAAAGCCTTATTTAATTGAGATCGGCAAAGAACAGTACGCCCAAATTGCCATTGATGAGATTAATAGGGCAAATGATATGATTTATGAATTTTTAAATGCATCGAAATCCGGATTAAACAAGAAAACGGAAATAGACTTAAACAAATTGATTCAGGAAATGAAAATTTTATTCGAAAATCAGGCAAATATTAAAAATATAAAACTTTCAGTAAGCCTTTGCCCTGGGAATCACATCATCTATGGTGATTCTAATAAGATTAAACAAGTACTGATCAATATAATAAAAAATGCACTTGAAGCATGTGAAGAGGCTCATACAGGAGAAGGAAAGGTTTGCCTAAGTGCCAAATCAAACAGCAACCAAACCCAAATCATTATTGAGGATAATGGACCTGGCATGACAGAAGAAACTCTAAACAAGTTATTTTTGCCATTTTATACAACGAAAGAAAAAGGGACTGGCATCGGTCTATCCATATGCCGAAAAATAATAGAGGAACATAATGGCAGAATTACAGCCCATTCGAGACTTTCACAAGGCAGTGTTTTTACAATTGAACTTCCAGTGGCATTGAGCAAATAA
- the plsY gene encoding glycerol-3-phosphate 1-O-acyltransferase PlsY: protein MIYGIIIILAYLLGSIPSGLIVGKLFYGVDIREHGSGNLGGTNTFRTLGVKAGMIVTIADILKGTLAASLPLFFGSDMHHLIAGVFAVIGHMYPLFANFRGGKAVATSGGVLLAYVPIMFLIILGVFFLSLYITKYVSLSSILAAAASIIYALILGDIPLIIVVSILGFFVIYRHRANIKRIRDKTEPKIKWLG from the coding sequence ATGATTTATGGAATTATCATTATTTTAGCTTATTTACTTGGCTCCATTCCTTCTGGTTTAATTGTAGGAAAACTTTTTTATGGAGTGGATATTCGAGAGCATGGCAGCGGAAATCTTGGCGGTACCAATACTTTCCGGACCCTTGGAGTTAAGGCCGGCATGATCGTGACCATAGCTGATATCTTAAAAGGCACCCTTGCTGCATCCCTGCCCCTATTCTTTGGATCAGATATGCATCACCTTATTGCCGGAGTTTTTGCCGTTATTGGACATATGTATCCTCTGTTTGCCAATTTTCGCGGAGGAAAAGCAGTGGCAACTTCAGGCGGAGTGCTATTAGCCTATGTACCGATCATGTTTCTTATCATATTGGGTGTTTTCTTCTTAAGCCTTTACATAACCAAGTATGTGTCTTTATCCTCTATTCTGGCAGCAGCAGCATCCATCATTTACGCTCTTATACTTGGTGATATACCCCTGATTATAGTTGTTTCTATCCTGGGATTCTTTGTTATTTACAGGCATAGGGCTAACATTAAACGAATCAGGGACAAAACCGAGCCCAAAATAAAATGGCTTGGCTGA
- a CDS encoding acid-soluble spore protein N — protein sequence MSNPKRHPNHFNPNHIGTQSRGFGGNKGKKMQDKSGQHAQVIQTKGE from the coding sequence ATGAGTAATCCAAAAAGACACCCTAACCATTTCAATCCGAACCATATTGGTACACAATCCCGTGGATTTGGCGGCAACAAAGGCAAGAAGATGCAGGACAAATCCGGACAGCATGCTCAAGTAATACAAACTAAAGGCGAATAA